TCTACTACTTCTTTTTAGAGTAGGGTCATCAGAAATATAGAGATGACCAATTCTTTGACTCTAAGAATCTAGAGGataaagttttacatttttatgtaacAAAACCAGATTTATCTATTCTGAAATTACGGATTTtgaatagaaatatatatatatatacatatatacatatatgtgtgtgtgtgtgtgtgtgtgtatatatatgctgAAAAATGCTTCCAAAGCAAATGAGACTACCCAAATTAACAAGCAATAAATTAAATTCTTGACTCACTGGATGGCATGGCATCAAGATATGTGTACATTTGATATACCCTGGTCATTAGAAAAGGTATTCATATTCAAAGATTCATTCTAAAAAAATTTCAATGGTTTCTAATTTAGGTGCCTTTGTGGCGAAGATTGCCCGACCCAAAAATCGAGCTTTTTCAATTCGCTTTACTGACCTCGCAGTAGTAACTCACATGGATGGCAAACCGAATCTGATCTTCCAAGTGGCCAACACCCGCCCCAGCCCTTTAACCAGTGTCCGGGTCTCAGCTGTACTCTATCAGGAAAAAGCAAATGGAGAACTCTACCAGACCAGTGTGGACTTTCACCTTGATGGCATAAGTTCTGAAGAATGCCCGTTCTTTATCTTTCCACTCACCTACTATCACTCTATCACACCAGCAAGTCCTCTGGCCACTCTGCTCCAGCATGAAAAGCCTCCCCATTTTGAGCTGGTTGTATTCCTTTCGGCAATGCAGGAAGGCACTGGAGAGATATGCCAGCGGAGGACATCCTACCTGCCCTCTGAGATCATGCTACATCACTGTTTTGCATCTTTGCTGACCCGAGG
Above is a window of Oryctolagus cuniculus chromosome 3, mOryCun1.1, whole genome shotgun sequence DNA encoding:
- the KCNJ13 gene encoding inward rectifier potassium channel 13 isoform X2, translating into MNGDLELDHDAPPENHTICVKYITSFTAAFSFSLETQLTIGYGTMFPSGDCPSAIALLAIQMLLGLMLEAFITGAFVAKIARPKNRAFSIRFTDLAVVTHMDGKPNLIFQVANTRPSPLTSVRVSAVLYQEKANGELYQTSVDFHLDGISSEECPFFIFPLTYYHSITPASPLATLLQHEKPPHFELVVFLSAMQEGTGEICQRRTSYLPSEIMLHHCFASLLTRGSKGEYQIKMENFDKTVPELPTPLISKSPNRTDLDIRINGRSLDNFQISETGLIE